The Hemicordylus capensis ecotype Gifberg chromosome 5, rHemCap1.1.pri, whole genome shotgun sequence nucleotide sequence TGACCCTTCAGGTAATTGTCAACAATTCATTTCAGAAGCGCTTTAAAGAAAAAGAGGATGGCAAGACTGTCATGCATCCTTGAACCATGACTAATATCAACTAAAATTATAGCAACCTTTGCTAATTTTCTGTCATCAAAGCCACAGATTCTCTGGCTTTATGTTGTCATTGTCTGTGAAAATGTGCTTAGTCTTCTTGCATGAACTGAAGTGAAAACAAGGTCTTTTAACAAACCACAGGACTGACTTAATGTGGCATAAATTTTTGTGGACTAGATCTTACTTTGGTAGATCCATGAAATCTATCATCAGCTGACAGATATAGATAAAATATCAGTCTAACAAATTGTTGCCCCTGAGTGAATTGGTCAGTGAGACCCAAACCTGACTGTCTAATCTAAATTTTGCAGAAGTACAGAGGGTGTGTAATTCAACAGTGGATCCAAAGGCTATGGTAGTAATATTTCTCTCACTTGTCTCTTGCATGACAATTCAAAATTACAGGATCTGCTTAACTTGGCTTCTGTATTCTACTGTTGGATAATGATATCATTGACTTAAGTATAAAATTATGTTGACTGACTTTATATTTTAGGGCATTTTTACTCTGACCATGAATGAGCGGTTCAGTCTTGATGGAGGTTACATTGGTGAGTGCACCTTATGCTGTTTTCTTGTATGTAAAAGTATGCATACTTTCTTGTAAAATAAGCATACTCTTTTTAGACTTAAAAGGGCAGTTGACTTTGAGGCTGTAATGCTAATGAGTTATACAAGATATGGGCATAAATTACGTTGCATGATGGCTGCAATACTAAAACAGTGGGATGTAGTTCAGTAGGACTGCATGCCAAAGCgtatttatttggaaataaatccTGTTGAAACTGGTCAGactttacttctgagcaaactgGATGGAACTGAGACAAAGTGCTTTGACACACACAAGATAACAGCATTTCTAACTTCTATTTTTTGCAGGAATCTTTGAGTGGCTTCTTGGTCAGAGAGATGGCTGGTGGATGGGTTTCCTCACTAGAAGTGTGCTGGAAAATAGTACAAGGTAACGATGGAATTCTTAAGTGGTTTCTCTGCAAACGTGGCTTTATAATAGATTGCAAATAACTTCAATCACATAACATCTTTATACAATTCCAGACTAGGTTTTCTTGCAGTTCTTTGATTATAAAAATGTGGGTGGGGATCatgttaaattcagagtcctctgccttctgggtaaatacaggtataacctgtgttttaatctgtatttttaagggaGTTGACTTAAATTCAGAATCTTATTCTATTCGTAAAAATATGGTAAAGCCTTACATGGAAGTCAGGAGACTTGCTTATCTTAGATGTCAAAAATTAATACACAATTTACTAAGAACTTGTTTGAACCTCCTCAGGACTTGCATGAGTTAAAATTCTTATTCTGATGTTAAGTGGAGCAAAATAAAGGAGTACAGCGTGACACATCAAGGCCTGGTTATGGATCCATATGGTGCTATGTGTAGCATCTTGTAGTTCATTAACTACCCCTTCCTCCCCAATATATCCCCACTCTCACagtcaagagtgtgtgtgtgtgtgtgtgtgtttgtgtgtgtgtgtgtgtgtatatgtatatgtgtgtgtgtgtgtgtgtgtgtgtgtatatgtatataaaagATCATGTCCATCTAATGTCAGGCATGCAGTGGCAGAGATGACCATTCCATATAGAAAGCATCTCTTCCGCTATTAAGCTCTTTGAGGCCAAAGTCCGTGCACAGCTCTTGTACAGAGTGCAGCTGGGCATATACCCTAATTTCTCTAAATTAGAAGCAGTTCAATCTAATTTCCTGAAGAATATATTTCGGGTCCCAAGCTGCGTTCCTAGGGCAGTTCTACGGCtggaagcagggctgctcaaaatAGAAGCTAGGGCTTGGAATATTATTTTTGCATTATGACTTAAGTTGATTTTCCATCCCATTGGTTTAGCTCCATTGGTGCTAAAGGACATTTATCACTCAAGGTGGGGAAAAGGAGTGGAGGAAAGGCTATATTATTATGGTTTTTCTGCACTGCTAACCCTGGGTTATGAAAACAGCAGGCTcgaaataatagcaatagcaatagcacttacatttatataccgctctatagccggagctctctaagcggtttacaatgatttagcatattgcccccaacattctgggtactcattttaccgacctcggaaggatggaaggctgagtcaaccttgagcccctggtcaggatcgaacttgtaaccttctggttacagggcggcagttttaccactgcgccaccagggtggAAATAAGGGAAAGTATTTATGATATGGAGCAGCAAATTGATCAAGGCTCCATTCCAATTGGTGTCTTTTTGGGCAATCAGATTCTGAGCTTTACCCtgccaactatttaaaccagctaacagtcccaaagtaccacagagccctgacattggcccgatgcaatgccttgtgcacagctgtgatggaagggagatatcaaagaattccatatggagagcgtatttgcccctgtggctctggtgagattgaaacgaCGGCTCctgtactcttgtactgtcactattaTCATGATATTCAGCATAAACTCGTTTCTTCAGATATTAGttcatatccaggctgtactgattcctttaacctaaatttcctcttagcagatcagaatgactctagatcaggcctgctcaacttaggccccccagctgtttttggactacaactcccataagctccagccacaggggccaatagccagggattatgggagttgtaggccaacatctgcaggaggaccgaagttgagcaggcctgctctagatcctataatgtgaCTAAATTCTGCCTTttagctagcaaaattcatttgGAGCTCATTAAGAATTAAATATTCTAAAGCTTATATGTATGTTGCTGCCATACATAGTACagaatacaatatggtatgagATGTAGCATTGCTCTGAATTAATTACTGTCagggtttcctcccctcctccctgagacagggaggtgtgcCCAGCCAGCTGGTAGAGTTCTAAGAGAAGCCGGGGGCTCCAGACACCAGGACAGCCCCGGCAATTACctttcagaagccagagaggattcagaaagatgtgcaacagctgctggggggtggCAAGTGTCACCCAAGAGGCAGCAGCTTGGCGGAGAGGGAATAGCCAGGAGAGCAGCTCCAGGGTGTGGAGTTGGGGAATGAGCCCCCTTAGGAGGCCAGGGATAGGGTGTCCAGGACATGTGCCTGGCCAGAGAAGGCGGAGCCAGCCGAAAGCAGCCAGGAGTATCCGagatgcagggatttatttaaggcagaggctgctgaGAATGAGCAGATCAGTCAGGATGGGGTTTGTGGGTCTGACAGTCTCCCGGACaggagctcaggcttttggctcccactgataggtgaaggaagggagtgaataaacttccttccctccccaactctgaggcaacacCCACGCCTCTAATTCACTGTGAAAGGTCactttggagaattcctcctcccaaaaGCTGGACAATTGCATATTTTTGCTGTCTTGATAGCTctatactcagtgtcattctgttattagtgttaacttttatatatagttttatgttcatagttttaacttttgttactgctttgttgtaaactgcccagagatgtacgttttgggcggtctaaaaatatgttagttagatagatagataaataaatacttattatactaagtaattttatagagactttttattattctgtaggagtagattgtttgaactgtttttgtctattttgctgttatgctggtcaaagactgaaataaaggctATGCTGTGCCATATGGAAagcagcaaggaagagaaagTCCGTCCTTCCCCAGCCTCAAAGGTTCTTGTATAGCATTAGGAGGTCTCTCAATTGGCAGCCTTTGGCCTGGAGCATGTAGTGGATGTCAGCAGAGGAAGTATTTATAAACAGCTACTCTTTGGGATCCCTCTGTTTTCCCTAGCTTGTCAGAGAATCTCCTGTGGCCATCCATCTTCCATGAAATGTCACCCATGCTCCTTAACCGAGGAGATCCTTGCCTCttgcctctaaagcagaggttcccaacctgtggtactccagatattgctcaactacaactcccatcattcccagccacaataaattgtagctgggggtgatgggagttgtagttcagcaacatctggaataccacaggttaggaacccctgctttagatggTTCTTGCACACTAGTCCCTGTTGTACATTCCCAAACTAGCTGGAAGCTGCTGTGAAAGGAGTACTAGGAAAGATTCGGTATGAGTCAGCTTTGCATTCTGCATGTCCTGCCTGTTTGTTCTTGCCTATCTCACGGTTTCTGTTGTTGCATACAGTTACGAAGATGCAAAGGACAAACTGGCTTCCTCAAAACTACTGGCTCCAGCTTATTTCATATTGGCAGGAAACAAATCTGGAGAAGGCTGTATTATTACACGTTCCCGGACTGCTGTCTTAGACATTTGGGAGTAAGTACGTTTGATGAGAAagttatacaggagaacctcattattcacagaACCACTATTCGCCATTCCGCATATCTGCTGGGTGTCTAATAGTCACCCGTTTGCAGAATCCACGGATACAATAGGATCAAAGCCCacgtatctgtggttcctagagggccggaagtgaccatggaggtcacttcCATCCATTTTGTCTCAAGGAGCCATTTTGTcactaatttcttttaaaaaaacaaaaaaccacggACTTTCCCCCATGGTTTTTCAACGCATTTTTTACTTTGGGGGGCATTCTTGGACACAAGGGGGACCCACAGAGAACGCCACAGTAAGTTCTGGGCCGGTTTGcggatatttttttaatttttccatccACCCTAGAACCTAACCCCTTTCCCCCATAGCCATAATGTTTCATTTATTCATGGTTCCCTTACTGAAGTATGAGAGGAAGGGAACCCCCGTGAGTAACGAGGTTCTCCCGTACTGCATGTAATATCTCTTGCATGTAATGGAGCTTACAAAGTCACCTACACAGGCTGACACGCGGTACTACTAGTCTCTTTGCATGGGCTTTTTTTGGGTGTATACTTTATCCTTTGTAGTGTGATCTCTGCACATGCATTTCTTGGCAGGGCTGGGGTGACCATTTTAAATGGCTTTTACTTTATTCATATAAAATTGCTTGCATGTTTCACACTTaaaacccacctttcctccaaagagctcagagtacaaagatttttttttttctccctccaccccacccccatgtcttcattctgtcctcacaacaatcctgtaaattaggataggctgagagaatgGCTGGCCCAAGGTCAgccatgagtttcatggctaagcaCTTGATCTGAACCCTGGTCCAAGTCAAtgcgctctaaccactatgcaACTCTAGCTCTCACGTCCATTGTGGGCGCTCCACTTTAAGCACTTGAGTTCTGTTGGTAAAAATTGCACTAGTACATCCTAAGATGTTTACTTCTCCTTTATTTCAAGCTTGGATGTACCCAAAGGCATTTGGTATGTACTGGAAACAAATTACGATCGTTGGAAGGAGCCTCTTGTCTTGGATAACCGGAGAACCCCTGCAATGGTGTGCATGAACGAAACAAAGCAAGAGGTAGAGCTATTAAATGATGATGTATCCTAGTGACCTGTTATGGGTGGTTACGTCCATCCATTTGAATAGCACTCTGTGTATGCACCTGGGTTCAGGATGGCAGTCTAGATCCATTGCAGCAGGAACCAAGAGTGTAGCAGGGAAGCCGCCGCCAGCCCTGGTTCAGCTCGCCACTGGCAgccccccagccacgccccctgcatcggatgtcagatgcagggggcgtggctggggctgggcccgggttctttgaacccattcgcgcAATGGTGACTCCACCCCTGGCAGGAACAACTAAGATCTTGTAATAGTTCAAGCACTGTGTTTACCAAAGTTGCCTTCCTTTTTGATGCCTAGCGTTTGTTCTTTCCATATTTTAAACTGGAATCATTTGTCTTAGCTTTGGGGAACAAGCTGTCTTTCCAGCTCTGGCAGCTTTGGTTTGTCATTTTACCCAGGCCATTAACTAGTTTTGCAACTTGTGTAACAACTCCGTATTCTGTCAAATATACTTTCATTGGGGGTGCGGGCAGTCACATGTAACACTGAAGGTGTGTTCTTGCTCTTAGCATTTATTTTACACATCGTCATGCTTTACATAAATTGTCTCTGTAATATTCCCACATGTTGGAAGTGCAATGGAGATGgtacttgcccaaggccacctagtgagttcaagGCAGGGGCAAGATTTGAACTGGGATTTCCTGATTCAGTCTCTTAGCCCTTCTGCTGTACTATAAAACAAGAAAATAAAGCAAAGAGTTTTTTGCCACGGTCAGGCCTGCAGTTATCTGGCATCAagattattttttatttgcttttactacatcatcatcatcattagtagtagtagtagtagtagtattactacatttatatctcgctcttcctccaaggagcccagagcggtgtactacatacttgagtttctctttcacaacaaccctgtgaagtaggctaggctgagagagaagtgactggcccagagtcacccagctagtttcatggctgaatggggatttgaactcaggtctccctggtcctagtccagcactctaaccactacaccacactggctctcttggatttacatcccactcttccaaggagcccagaacagtatacgtggttatgtttatcttcacaacaaccctgagaggtgggttaggctgagaaatatgtgactggcccagagtcacccagtgagtttcatggctgaatggggatttgtactcgACAGACAAAAAATAATAGCAgtacctaaggggtatactcgtgggtcaaatgggccgtaacccagaatttggcttattttaagccaaatctggcaaccccCCACTCCTAGTCCTACACTataacccagggctgctcaacttcagcccttctgcagatgttggcctacagctctcataatccctggctatgggccactgtggctggggattatgggagttttagtccaaaaacagctggagggctgaagctgcgcatccctacaccacactggctcttgaacCTGTCAGGGAACACTCAGCCTCATTATTGCTTGGCAGAAATCAGTGTTGCTGTTTTTCCGAATGATTAAAGCTGCTGAAGACTGATATAGCAACTGCTACCATTGACTCTGTGTCCTCTGGTTTCTGCCTTCAAATAACTTTGGACTTCTTTTTTtcctcccagaacatctcattgccaACTATATACAATGTTCTCTCCACAATCCCTATGCTCAATAAGGTAACtttctttctcgctctctctccctctccatataAAACGTCCTAATTACATGCAGCCAAGGAAACACAATCCCATGTGTGTATGCACAGCCTAACATGGCATAGTCAAATGCCTTACCACTCGATTCTGCTGAATGTATAAACTGGCCCTCTGATGCAATCTCCATACTTCCCTCTGTAACTCCCACTTTGCAGCACTAAGCTAAGGTTCCTTAGCTAAGGTGTGTTGCTGCAAGCattgctgggtggggtggggagggaatccCTGTTCTTTCTTTCAAGGTGGTGTTGAGCACCAGATATTCTCAGCCTTCAGAGCTTTAAAGAATAttgaacacatttgtatactcCCCACTacccagtttaaaacaaaacaaactgaaaACTTAAtgtctgtgtttctgtgtgtataCTTTTCCATAAACATCCCCCAAGAGAGGGCAGAAGAGGCCTCTGCAACTGTTGCCCTCAACCCTGCCAGGGCTCCACAGCAGCAAGACGATAGAGCACAAGTTCAAGCCCTTACTCTGCTCCTTGATCGTTGGAGGTTGTCTGGCAGCAAGGAAGATCTCCTTGTTCATTTCTTGTTCATGGCGTGGAGGAAGAGAAAATTTTCTTTGCTTGTGCTTAGGCTCTGACAGCCTTGCAAGGCAAAGGAGCAAATCCCCTGCCTTCTAAGGCTTTCTGAGCCAGAGTGCTAGGCAAGGTGTGGGGttgcaggagggaggagaggccAATGGCAGTTGGAGgggcacacacagagagtcaGCAAATGGAcacaagggaagagagagaaagaagaaggggcCCAAGAAATAAGCACCTGTGCATGTATCTAGAGTGGGGAAGCAAGTTGGAGAGGTTTCTGTGGGAGCAGTAGTGAGTGGGCTGGAGAGCTACTTTCTTCTCCCTCATTGGCTGGCCCAACTATGAGAATCTCCTGCCCTCGGTGATGCTACTGCCGTTGCCATTCTGCAGCCGAGAGCTAAAGTATCACCTGTGCATGGAATCCACTTCAGGTTCCGTTTGTGTTACTGCATTAACATACCTTGAGTAAATAGAGGGGGAAATGATTAAAGTTCATCACATTGTTTTatccttgctctctctctctctctctctctctccccctcagctGACTGTGTCGACAACACTGATGCAGGTTGATGATGGCCATATCGAGACCTACGTGAGGGATTGTAAAGATCCCTGTAGTCCCTGGTGAGGGCTGCACTTGCTTGTGGAATAAGATCTGTTCCGGACAGATGCTCTCCAGTGGGGAAAAGCACAGCAGCAATGCTTCTGCCAAGAATCTCCTTTACGTGCACTGTCCCATGAGATGGGCTTCTAGGCCTTTAACTTACTTGCAGTCCCAGCTACAGACCAGCACTTCCCATCCTGTTTTCCTTGCTCtcaaatgtttgctttttgtgAATGAAACAGTTACCTTTGGCTCCGTGCTGCTTCCCGGTGCTAGAACAGTTGTCACCGTTTTTAGACTACGTCCTgccctatgcatatttactcggaagtaaagTCCTCTCTTGTTCAGTAATGAGCATACCTGGGATTGTTGTACCCCAACTCCCttttgaatataaataaataaaactgaaccACCAAGCCCGGTGGTGGCCATGCTGCTTACCTGCTACCTCAGCAGCATGTTGTTGTTTCCCCCTCAGCCTTGAAGGAAGACTCCTGGTTCTTTTTCCTGCAGCTGCAAAAGGTGGCCCTGCAGTGGCCAGTAGCAGCACTCTCCTCAGGCTATCAAGAGCATGACAGAGCTGTCTTGGCTGCTGCGTTTTTTAAATAGAGGAGCTGTGCTAACCCTGCAATCCTCTCCTGAaactaagacacacacacacacacacacacgagataaGGTACCTTCTGACTTTTTAGAGAGAACTGTGGTGATGGAGGAAGCACGCTGCCTGAACCTCATGGCAATGGCACTCTTCCCTGTAGTTGCTGCGcgtgtgtgtggtttttcttttttttttaaaaaaaaagagcatGGATGCTGTAAGCAAGAGGGGCTCATGCCATTCCTAGCTGTGCCACAATGAGGCCAATATTTTCTGGCTGCTCCTCAGTTAAATAAATAGACTAGAGGTGAAATCACGTCACATCAAAGCAAAGGGAATGGCTACATGTGGACTAGTGTGTGCATGACAGTGTCACCATCTGAGACTTTGGATTTAACTTTCATGGTACACTTGCTAAAAAGGCTgacaccactagggatgtgcacagaaccacggcggGGTGGTTCTaaggcggcgggggtctccctttaagagaggGGGGCGGGtacacttcccccccccgccagtgtcagttttttaaaaagcccattgggTCGGAAgcgtgcctccctgcctccccgttgcactcgtcttccagatatgactagAAGTCACCGACTCACATtggcgacttccggtcatatctggaagacgagggcaatggagcggcagggaggtatgctgcagacccaatgggatttttaaaaaactgacactgggggcggggggaagcagcaggtggggaaagtgcaccctcccctcgcTTTTAAAGGGAGGCCTCtgccacctttgaactggttctgtgcacatccctagacaccaCTGCTTCAAAATAAAAGCTCTCCTTTTCTCTAGTAGTTAATGAACTATGAATGTTTCTGTACTGTTGAGTCAGTATTAAGAATGTACTTCTAACATGTTCTTGATCACTTTCCAATTAAAAGAAAATGGGGAAAGTGTCTTGTCTTTTTCTGTCCAGTGTGAGCCTTCAACTTCCTACAAAGAGTTAAATGTTGTTACATTTTCTATGTATCATTCCCATTCATTTCCCCCCTTACTTGCATTCTGCACATCTGGCTGTTAGCTCTGTAAACCATGTATATTAACTGGCATATTTGATTGCAATTTGAAGTGAGTATTGTTCTGGTTGTCTA carries:
- the ASAH1 gene encoding acid ceramidase isoform X3; its protein translation is MIQTIREIVIAFLPSGKLIASLESKLIWLGSTLPHPFNEEIKGIASATGCPLGDITMFNVFYEIFTVCTSIVAEDKAGKLYHARNLDFGLFLGWDIKNSSWTTTRKLKPLMVSLDFQKNNKTVFKSANFAGYIGMISGVKPGIFTLTMNERFSLDGGYIGIFEWLLGQRDGWWMGFLTRSVLENSTSYEDAKDKLASSKLLAPAYFILAGNKSGEGCIITRSRTAVLDIWDLDVPKGIWYVLETNYDRWKEPLVLDNRRTPAMVCMNETKQENISLPTIYNVLSTIPMLNKLTVSTTLMQVDDGHIETYVRDCKDPCSPW